The following coding sequences are from one Amphiprion ocellaris isolate individual 3 ecotype Okinawa chromosome 19, ASM2253959v1, whole genome shotgun sequence window:
- the LOC111580730 gene encoding neurogenic differentiation factor 2-like: MLTRLFSDPSLLPDVQKYSAWAEDSDSEEPKLKDEEQDPQDDMEASKLRGGSRTHSEHAGEDDEDDEVEEEDDGEDTEGDRPKKRGPKKRKMTQARVERSKMRRVKANARERTRMHDLNSALDNLRKVVPCYSKTQKLSKIETLRLAKNYIWALSEILRSGKRPDLVSYVQTLCKGLSQPTTNLVAGCLQLNSRNFLTEQQCQEGGRYGSGSFSMHSYPYQCARLSSPHCQPGSNSHPLRTHGYCSAYDSLYGGSGSPEYNSPEYEGPLSPPLCINGNFSLKHQGSASPDTEKGYHYSMHYSGLPGSRPAGAHNLVFGSSGSRSGIHSENVLPYHDMHLHHDRAPVYDELNAFFHN, encoded by the coding sequence ATGTTGACTCGGCTGTTCAGTGACCCCTCGCTGCTTCCAGACGTCCAGAAGTACTCCGCCTGGGCGGAGGACAGCGACAGCGAGGAACCCAAGCTCAAAGACGAAGAGCaggacccgcaggacgacatggaGGCCTCCAAGCTGCGCGGAGGCAGCCGGACTCACTCCGAGCACGCCGGAGAGGACGACGAGGACGacgaggtggaggaggaggacgacggCGAGGACACGGAGGGCGACAGGCCCAAGAAGAGGGGCCCCAAGAAGCGCAAAATGACGCAGGCCCGTGTCGAGCGCTCCAAGATGCGGCGGGTTAAGGCCAACGCTCGGGAGCGGACCCGCATGCACGACCTGAACTCTGCGCTCGACAATCTGCGTAAAGTGGTGCCGTGCTACTCCAAAAcgcaaaaactgtccaaaatcgAGACGCTGCGTTTGGCCAAGAACTATATCTGGGCGCTGTCGGAGATTCTGCGCTCCGGCAAAAGGCCCGACCTGGTGTCGTACGTGCAGACGCTGTGCAAGGGGCTCTCCCAGCCCACCACCAACCTGGTGGCCGGCTGCCTGCAGCTCAACTCCCGCAACTTCCTCACCGAGCAGCAGTGCCAGGAGGGCGGCAGGTACGGCTCCGGCTCCTTCTCCATGCACTCGTACCCGTACCAGTGCGCGCGTCTGTCCAGCCCCCACTGCCAGCCGGGCTCGAACTCGCACCCGCTGAGGACGCACGGCTACTGCTCGGCCTACGACTCTCTGTACGGCGGCAGCGGCTCCCCGGAGTACAACAGCCCCGAGTACGAGGGGCCCCTCAGCCCGCCGCTGTGCATCAACGGCAACTTTTCCCTGAAGCACCAGGGCTCCGCGTCCCCCGACACCGAGAAAGGGTACCACTATTCTATGCATTATTCCGGCCTGCCTGGCTCCAGACCCGCCGGGGCCCACAATCTGGTGTTTGGCTCCTCGGGGTCCCGGAGCGGCATTCACTCGGAAAACGTCCTGCCTTACCACGACATGCACTTACACCACGACCGGGCCCCGGTGTACGACGAACTCAACGCGTTTTTTCACAACTGA